TCGGGAGTCGGCCGCAAAAGATAACCTGAAGACTTTTTCAGACCTGGCCCAGGTTTCGGAACGCTACGTATTTGGAGCTGAGCCAGACTTTTTTGAGCGCAAAGACGGTTACGATAACCTGGTCAAGACCTATGGCTTCCGTTTCAAATCGGTGAAGCAGATGGCCATCGCCCTGAAGTATCCGGCCATCGTTTCCCGGGAAGTGGACGTGATCGATGCCTTTTCTACGGATGGGTTGCTGAAAAAGTTCGACCTGGTGGTGCTTGAGGATGATAAGCATTACTTTCCTTCCTATTTCTGTGCACCAGTGGTGCGAAAGGCGACTCTGGAAAAGTATCCTGTCATTGCTGAAGTTTTGAGGAGATTGGGAGGGAAAATTACTGACGAAGCGATGACGGAAATGAATTACCTCGTGGATGAGGAATTCCGTGACCCCAAGGATGTAGCTCGCGAGTTTTTGGAAAGGAACGGCCTTTTATAGGTACAATGACCATTGTTTCTTTCCAGGAAGCGAGCAAAATCTACCAGGAAAGCACCCTGGCGGTGGACCGTGTTTCCCTCGATATCGAAGAGGGGGAA
Above is a window of Atribacterota bacterium DNA encoding:
- a CDS encoding glycine betaine ABC transporter substrate-binding protein, yielding MKTMGKILLVVLLVWVTSSLGYAQTGKVVVSNKPFTESHILAEIMVQMLQRHTDLVVERLIIEGGTTSILHPAIVRGDIDIYPEYTGTSWQEVLRKEEIVSDPMELYEQVKKEYEEKFALTYLPLFGFNNTFTLAVRRESAAKDNLKTFSDLAQVSERYVFGAEPDFFERKDGYDNLVKTYGFRFKSVKQMAIALKYPAIVSREVDVIDAFSTDGLLKKFDLVVLEDDKHYFPSYFCAPVVRKATLEKYPVIAEVLRRLGGKITDEAMTEMNYLVDEEFRDPKDVAREFLERNGLL